Proteins encoded by one window of Salmonirosea aquatica:
- a CDS encoding YjbH domain-containing protein translates to MAQILILQKSKGRIFLPLLFFLGMSLSGRGQVNLSGKPGLLYVPTADSTAEGTLRFGVNYNPIDYALSTTGRNAEAIAYVNLTILPRLDVNISVLKAISRPEFPVIKDVGDRQLDFRYLLLKERRLRPAVAVVMSSPFTVDAAMLTQVVVATKTFNLRGDWQALITVGLGSPYFVYRDAKVTANAHAFSSFKWQKKSEYIHDNHYLVGPFGGIRLDYRQRAGLLLESDSKHVNVGLYTRLFQRWNLQAGLINFDQVTVGTAYSFALLKPSRRLKKIYGEKR, encoded by the coding sequence ATGGCACAAATTTTGATTTTACAAAAGAGCAAGGGTAGGATATTCCTGCCCTTGCTCTTTTTTTTGGGAATGTCCCTTTCGGGCCGGGGGCAGGTAAACCTGTCGGGTAAGCCGGGCCTGCTCTACGTCCCCACGGCGGATTCCACCGCGGAGGGTACCTTACGGTTTGGGGTCAATTACAATCCCATCGATTATGCATTGAGTACCACAGGCCGCAACGCCGAAGCGATCGCATACGTCAACTTAACGATCTTGCCCCGACTGGATGTGAACATCAGCGTATTGAAGGCAATTTCCAGGCCTGAGTTTCCCGTCATCAAGGATGTGGGGGACCGGCAACTGGATTTCCGGTACCTTTTGCTAAAAGAAAGACGTCTCCGGCCGGCGGTGGCGGTGGTGATGTCATCCCCTTTCACGGTGGATGCCGCCATGCTGACGCAGGTGGTGGTAGCTACTAAAACCTTCAACCTGCGTGGCGATTGGCAGGCCCTGATTACGGTGGGACTGGGCAGTCCCTACTTCGTGTACCGCGATGCCAAAGTCACGGCCAATGCCCATGCGTTCAGCAGCTTCAAGTGGCAGAAAAAAAGTGAATATATTCACGATAACCATTACCTCGTCGGTCCCTTCGGCGGGATTCGGCTGGATTACCGGCAACGGGCGGGGCTGCTATTGGAATCTGACTCCAAACATGTGAACGTGGGCCTGTATACGCGTCTTTTCCAGCGCTGGAATTTGCAGGCCGGCCTCATCAATTTCGATCAGGTTACCGTGGGTACGGCATACTCCTTCGCGCTGCTGAAACCATCCCGCCGCCTAAAAAAAATCTATGGAGAAAAGCGTTAG
- a CDS encoding imelysin family protein — protein sequence MKYPRLILPFLLALAGGIFYACSDKTGTPDPTPSGNDTFKSGMLTNYADRIIIPAYTDLTTQLTTLETQVNAFLENPSTTTQEAVRPAYRAAYLSFEGTAAAYFGPAGALLLNSYLNTFPAVPAKIEQAVASGTYNFELPVVNDSIQGFPALDYLLFEPGAVGKFTGPNAAARKKYVRNVMSRMKGLVANTSTQWQGTYRTTFINSLKTDVGSSIGFLVNQFAYEMDALKGPRIGWPFGKLSNGMVFADKSEGYYSGLTKDLAVANLTSLKKYFAGAEGDGIADYLVLLGKEALANQVLTQFDVAIAALQAIPQPMTESFSKNPAAVEEAYRQAQKLLTLIKTDVASATSVQITYQDNDGD from the coding sequence ATGAAGTACCCCCGCCTAATTCTCCCCTTCCTGCTGGCGCTCGCCGGTGGGATTTTCTACGCCTGCTCGGACAAAACAGGTACCCCCGACCCTACCCCATCCGGCAATGATACTTTCAAGTCCGGGATGCTGACTAACTACGCCGACCGGATCATCATCCCGGCTTACACGGACTTGACCACCCAACTAACGACCCTGGAAACCCAAGTCAACGCTTTTCTGGAAAATCCCTCTACTACGACCCAAGAGGCAGTCCGGCCCGCCTACCGGGCGGCTTACCTGAGTTTCGAGGGTACCGCCGCCGCCTATTTTGGCCCGGCGGGGGCGCTGTTGCTCAATAGTTACCTCAACACCTTTCCCGCGGTTCCGGCCAAAATCGAGCAGGCCGTGGCTTCGGGTACCTACAATTTCGAATTACCCGTGGTCAACGACAGCATCCAGGGTTTTCCGGCGCTGGATTACCTGCTGTTCGAGCCCGGTGCAGTTGGCAAGTTTACGGGGCCCAATGCGGCGGCCCGGAAAAAATACGTGCGGAATGTCATGTCCCGCATGAAAGGGCTGGTGGCGAATACCTCCACGCAGTGGCAGGGTACCTACCGCACCACGTTCATCAATTCCCTCAAGACAGACGTGGGCAGTTCCATCGGATTTCTGGTCAACCAGTTTGCCTACGAAATGGATGCCCTGAAAGGCCCGCGCATCGGCTGGCCCTTCGGCAAATTGTCCAACGGGATGGTATTTGCTGATAAATCCGAAGGGTACTATTCGGGCCTGACCAAAGACCTGGCCGTGGCCAACCTGACCAGTCTGAAGAAATACTTTGCCGGCGCAGAAGGCGATGGAATTGCGGATTACCTCGTTCTGCTGGGAAAAGAGGCCCTCGCCAATCAAGTATTAACTCAGTTCGATGTGGCCATTGCGGCGCTCCAGGCCATTCCCCAGCCCATGACGGAGTCTTTTTCCAAAAATCCCGCTGCGGTGGAAGAAGCTTACCGGCAGGCACAGAAACTGCTGACGCTGATCAAGACGGATGTGGCTTCGGCTACTTCGGTGCAAATCACCTACCAGGACAATGATGGCGATTAG
- a CDS encoding DUF4856 domain-containing protein, with amino-acid sequence MKITPLITLALAALLFSCTDNTGVDPDGPKEYTVPTTYDFENVDYKESASRISMWQGFQSYLGKGTSRVLSADTVNYLWNNTNNAFTAELASNIPYPANELNTLTYNLSGKTADALLFKALADSMVYVSQFNKAAASKGVPGKIGNRLFNYKGLEYNQSVAKGLMGGLVLHNVVAILDKIPTDNNTTVVPGQGTAMEHNWDLAFGYVGIPMDYDTAYSYNTQPVRADRPLAMGGYFAERGKYIQAGGRVFEAFRTGRAAISAQDYAARDAAIVTIKEYLEKTLAAAAYNYVTSPQTQTALDSKFHGLSEGAGFIIALKYRPASSQLTAANYQTLASIMDTSFYTLAEDASNAKLKQAQAILTEAYGKLQP; translated from the coding sequence ATGAAAATCACTCCCCTTATTACCCTGGCGCTCGCCGCCCTGCTGTTTTCCTGTACCGACAATACCGGAGTCGATCCGGATGGTCCCAAGGAATATACGGTACCTACCACCTATGACTTCGAGAATGTGGATTATAAGGAATCCGCCAGCCGCATCAGCATGTGGCAGGGCTTCCAGTCCTACCTGGGCAAGGGTACCTCGCGCGTCCTCAGTGCGGATACCGTCAACTACCTCTGGAACAATACGAACAATGCCTTCACGGCGGAACTGGCCAGCAACATCCCCTACCCTGCCAACGAACTGAACACGCTGACGTACAATCTGTCGGGCAAAACGGCCGATGCCCTGCTATTCAAGGCTTTGGCCGATTCCATGGTGTACGTCAGTCAATTCAACAAAGCGGCCGCTTCCAAAGGGGTACCGGGTAAAATCGGCAACCGCCTTTTCAACTACAAAGGACTGGAATACAACCAGTCGGTAGCCAAGGGCCTGATGGGCGGACTGGTGCTGCACAACGTGGTCGCTATTCTCGACAAGATCCCTACGGACAACAACACGACGGTGGTTCCCGGACAAGGTACCGCCATGGAGCACAACTGGGACCTGGCCTTTGGCTACGTGGGCATTCCGATGGACTACGACACGGCGTACAGCTATAATACCCAGCCGGTGCGGGCCGATCGTCCCCTGGCCATGGGTGGCTATTTTGCCGAACGGGGCAAGTACATTCAGGCGGGTGGCCGGGTGTTCGAGGCGTTCCGGACCGGGCGCGCCGCGATTTCGGCCCAAGATTACGCGGCCCGCGATGCGGCCATCGTCACCATCAAGGAATACCTGGAAAAGACGCTCGCGGCGGCGGCCTACAACTACGTAACCTCGCCCCAAACCCAGACGGCGCTGGATTCGAAGTTCCACGGACTTTCGGAAGGAGCCGGCTTTATAATCGCGCTGAAGTACCGTCCGGCCAGCAGCCAACTGACTGCCGCCAACTACCAGACTTTGGCTTCGATTATGGATACCAGCTTCTATACCCTGGCGGAGGATGCCAGTAACGCCAAGCTGAAGCAGGCTCAGGCTATCCTTACCGAAGCCTACGGCAAACTACAACCCTAA
- a CDS encoding YjbH domain-containing protein produces MEKSVSLLPFLLCLLQGVFAQDKSAREGEMENVSRDSTGAFYEQRLYRNPLEGLVRMRPAGGNNTNLIPLIQGVSVGVYRLADSLSYRPLTSQERQAYRQNYRFRPWNYLLDFRLQPEVIANFGNPTQTVQAMISLMLQSQVYLWPGMALNFGVLFPVMNNLDGRPKSIRPAPLYLNQFLALPGDHYISASAGLFRSDRYGLNVQYQHANLNARWTYGFEAGLTGFYYYPKGGIYYTNPDELLLLGNVAYRFNRFDFTTKLTAGRYLDGDWGARMDLVRQFANVEIALFAIATQNGSTLGFNFAVPIPPGKIARLGPTRLRTTEEFRWEYAYARGYGIGNRYRLGYQLDERLRQYHHSYLANQWRRLQQTD; encoded by the coding sequence ATGGAGAAAAGCGTTAGTTTGCTGCCGTTCCTGCTGTGTCTCCTGCAAGGCGTGTTCGCACAGGATAAGTCCGCCCGCGAAGGGGAGATGGAGAACGTCAGTCGTGATTCCACGGGCGCTTTTTACGAACAGCGCCTGTACCGCAATCCGCTGGAAGGTTTAGTGCGCATGCGTCCGGCCGGGGGAAATAACACTAATTTGATTCCGCTGATTCAGGGGGTATCCGTGGGGGTATATCGGTTGGCAGACAGCTTATCCTACCGTCCGCTCACGTCGCAGGAACGTCAGGCCTACCGTCAGAATTACCGTTTCCGTCCCTGGAACTACCTGCTCGATTTCCGCCTCCAGCCCGAAGTCATCGCCAACTTCGGCAACCCGACCCAGACGGTGCAGGCCATGATCAGCCTGATGTTGCAAAGTCAGGTGTACCTCTGGCCCGGCATGGCCCTGAATTTTGGGGTATTGTTTCCCGTCATGAATAATCTGGACGGTCGCCCCAAGAGCATCCGTCCCGCCCCGCTCTATCTCAATCAGTTTCTGGCCTTGCCGGGCGACCACTATATTTCTGCCTCGGCGGGCCTGTTCCGCAGCGACCGCTACGGCCTGAACGTACAATACCAGCACGCCAACCTGAATGCCCGCTGGACCTACGGGTTCGAGGCTGGATTGACGGGCTTTTATTACTATCCGAAGGGAGGAATCTACTACACGAACCCGGATGAACTGCTGCTGCTGGGCAATGTGGCCTACCGCTTCAACCGCTTTGATTTCACCACCAAACTGACCGCTGGTCGCTACCTCGATGGCGACTGGGGCGCGCGGATGGACCTTGTCCGGCAATTCGCCAACGTGGAAATCGCTCTCTTTGCCATTGCCACCCAGAATGGCTCCACCCTCGGCTTCAATTTCGCCGTTCCGATTCCGCCGGGGAAAATTGCACGCCTGGGCCCTACCCGGCTGCGTACGACCGAAGAATTCCGTTGGGAATATGCCTATGCCCGGGGGTATGGCATCGGGAACCGGTACCGGCTGGGCTATCAGCTGGACGAGCGGCTCCGGCAGTACCACCACTCCTACCTGGCCAACCAATGGCGTCGGCTCCAGCAGACGGACTAA